The DNA window TCCAGATGCCATTGCGCATAGGCCGCGGTGAACCCGCTCGCCCGCGAAGCCGTCTGTTCGGCGGCCGCCTCCGCGTACTCCCAGTCGCCGGACAGCAGGGCGCCGAGGAGCGAGAGGGTCTCGGCGTCCAGCCGGGGACTGCCAGACGGCGCGCAGTCGTCGCACACGACGCCGCCCAACTGCACCACCACGTGCGAGTAGTCGCCCTCCGTCCCGCAACGTGAGCAGGCGCCGAAGCTCGGTGCCCATCCCGCGAGCGAGAACGCGCGCAACAGGTACGAGTCGAGGGTGAGCCGCGGACCGTGCTCGTGCTTCGAGAGCGAGCGCAGCGCGCCGACGAGGAGCAGGTACTGCTGGAGGGAGCCCTCCGACTCCGTCAGTCGGTCGGCCGCCTCGACCATCGCGCTCGCAGCGGTGTAGCTGCCGTAGTCGGCGCTGATCTCGGCCCCGTAGGAGCCGAGCGACTCGGCCTGGGTGATGGTGTCGAGGCTGCGGCCCTCGTAGAACTGGACGTCGGCGACCATGAACGGCTCCAGCCGCGAGCCGAACTTCGACCCGGTGCGGCGGACACCCTTGGCGACCGCCCGGATCTTGCCCCTGCTGCGTGAGAGCATGGTGACGATGCGATCGGCCTCGCCGAGCTTGTGGGTCCGCAACACCACCACTTCGTCTCGATATACCGGCACGCATCGATTATCCCGCCTCGCACCGACAACGTGCCCCGGGAACCGCCGTCCGGGACCGAAGGAGCGCCGCGAGAGATGCAACCGTGAACGAGGTCCTCTTCGTCGTCCCACTCTGGGTCGACCTCTCGGCGGTCGCGATCGGCGCCGTCCAGGGCGCGATGTTCGCGGCCAGGTTCCAGGATCGTCAGCTCGACTGGCTCGGCGTCGCGATCATCGGGGTCGTCGTCGGGCTCGGCGGCGGTCTCATCCGCGACATCCTGCTCGGGCAGGTTCCGGCATCGCTGCAGAACAACTGGTACCTCCCCGTCGCCTCGGGGGCGGCCCTGCTCGGCATGCTCCTCCTCCGGACGGTGACCCGGCTCGGACCGGTGATCATCGGCCTCGACGCCCTGACGATCGGCATGTTCGGGGCGATCGGCTCCACCAAGGCACTGGCGGCAGGGCTCCCCGTCATCCCGGCCATCTTCGTCGGCACCGTCTCGGCCGTCGGAGGCTCCGTGCTCCGGGACGTCATGCTGGGCGTCCCCGTGGCACTCATGCACGTGGGCTCCCTGTACGCCGTCGCCGCCGCGGTCGGGACGGCCCTGCTCGTCCTCGCCGTCACCTTCGGCGCTCCGCTCGGGATCGCGGCGATCGTCGGTGTCTCGTCGACCGCGGTGATCCGGCTCCTGGCGGTGCGCTTCGGGTGGACGCTGCCCGAGCAGCGCCAGATCGGCGGATGGCGAATCTGGCGCCGCTCGACGCGAGGCTGAGCGGGGCTCAGTCGACCGCGAGCGCGGCGACCGGGGCGATGCGGGTGGCCCGTCGTGAGGGAGCCACCGACGCCGCAGCGGTGAGCAGGGCGGCGAGCACCACGATCACGAGCACGATGCCCCATGGGATGACCGGCACGATCAGTCCCGGCGAGCCGTTGATCGCGCCGAACATCGACTGCGCCCCCGCCCACCCGTAGAAGGTGCCGAGCACGAGCCCGACGGCCACGGCGGCGATCGTCAGCTGCGCCGACTCGATCACGATCATCCGGCGGATCTGTCGGGCCGAGAACCCGAGCGCCCGCAGCAGCCCGAGTTCGCGGGTGCGCTGGAGCACGCTGAGGGACAGGTTGTTCACCATGCCGACGGCGGCGATGAGCGCACTCAGCCCGATGAGTGCGGAGAACACGCCGACGGTCGTCGCGACCACGGTCTGGGTCCCCTCATAGAGCTCCGGCTCCATCGCCTGCGCGTTCATGACGAGCTCCTGGAAGTTCGCCGCCGCGACGGCGAACATCGTCACGAGCGTGACACCGATCACGAGACCGATCGTGGTGCGTGAGCTGCGCTCCGGGTAGCGGACCGCGTTCTCGGCGGCGAGCCTGGCCGTCGCGGAACCCCCGAACAGCCGGCCGACGAGACGCAACGCCGGCGGCATCACGAGGTGCGCACCGAGGATGAGGCCGGAGAAGGACACGATCCCGCCGACGATGCCGATGAGCACCCCGAGCGGCGACACGAGCCCTACGCCCACCCCGGCGAGGAGGAGCAGGACACCGACGACGAACAGGCCGATCGCGACCGCGTTCCGAGCGGGTCGCGCGACGGTCTCCTCCCGGCTCAGCTCCTGGGATCCGCCGATCGCCTGCATGGGGGTGACCGACAGGACCCGACGAGCACCGATCCACGATGCGAGCCAGGTCGTCAGGACGACGGCGGCGACCGGGAGGAGGACCGCCGGCTCGGCGATCGGGTACGGCAGCTCCGGCAACACACCGGTGGCCACGCCGACGCGGACGAGGGCGAAGGCGGCGAGGAGGCCGACGACGAGGCCGGCCCCACCGCCGAGCAGACCGACGACGACGCCTTCCCGCGCGACGGCGCGGCGCTGGGACCTCGCGGTCGATCCGATGAGCCGGAGGAGCGCGATCGTCCTCGTCCGGCCGGCGACGATGGTCGCGAAGGTGTTGGCCGTGACGATCGCACCCACGTACACCGCGAGCGACACGAAGACGGCTGCGGCCAGCACGAGCATGATCACGACGGACCCGCTGGACCCCGTGACGTCGTCCGCGAGGATGAACGTCGACAGGATGCTGGTGACCATCAGCAGGAGGACCCCGAACGACGCGCTCAGCGTCGCGACGAGCAGGCTCGCCCGATGCTCACTCGCGCGCGGGCCGAGCGCCGAGCCGCTCACGCCGCACGCTCCATACCCAGCATCAGTGCGGAGATCTGCTCGGGTGTCGACCGCGGACGGTCCTCGACGACCTTGCCGTCGGCGAGGAACACGATCCGGTCCGCGTAGCTCGCGGCGATCGGGTCGTGGGTGACCATCGCGATGCTCTGCCCGTACTCCGTGCTCGCGGCTGCGAGGAGCGCCAACACGCTCCGGCCGGTGCGTGAGTCGAGGTTGCCGGTCGGCTCGTCGGCGAAGAGCAACTCGGGCCGCGTCGCCAGGGCACGCGCGATCGCGACCCGCTGCTGCTGGCCGCCC is part of the Plantibacter sp. Leaf314 genome and encodes:
- the recO gene encoding DNA repair protein RecO, translated to MPVYRDEVVVLRTHKLGEADRIVTMLSRSRGKIRAVAKGVRRTGSKFGSRLEPFMVADVQFYEGRSLDTITQAESLGSYGAEISADYGSYTAASAMVEAADRLTESEGSLQQYLLLVGALRSLSKHEHGPRLTLDSYLLRAFSLAGWAPSFGACSRCGTEGDYSHVVVQLGGVVCDDCAPSGSPRLDAETLSLLGALLSGDWEYAEAAAEQTASRASGFTAAYAQWHLERGLRSLAHLEQDRSRG
- a CDS encoding trimeric intracellular cation channel family protein, producing MNEVLFVVPLWVDLSAVAIGAVQGAMFAARFQDRQLDWLGVAIIGVVVGLGGGLIRDILLGQVPASLQNNWYLPVASGAALLGMLLLRTVTRLGPVIIGLDALTIGMFGAIGSTKALAAGLPVIPAIFVGTVSAVGGSVLRDVMLGVPVALMHVGSLYAVAAAVGTALLVLAVTFGAPLGIAAIVGVSSTAVIRLLAVRFGWTLPEQRQIGGWRIWRRSTRG
- a CDS encoding ABC transporter permease, coding for MSGSALGPRASEHRASLLVATLSASFGVLLLMVTSILSTFILADDVTGSSGSVVIMLVLAAAVFVSLAVYVGAIVTANTFATIVAGRTRTIALLRLIGSTARSQRRAVAREGVVVGLLGGGAGLVVGLLAAFALVRVGVATGVLPELPYPIAEPAVLLPVAAVVLTTWLASWIGARRVLSVTPMQAIGGSQELSREETVARPARNAVAIGLFVVGVLLLLAGVGVGLVSPLGVLIGIVGGIVSFSGLILGAHLVMPPALRLVGRLFGGSATARLAAENAVRYPERSSRTTIGLVIGVTLVTMFAVAAANFQELVMNAQAMEPELYEGTQTVVATTVGVFSALIGLSALIAAVGMVNNLSLSVLQRTRELGLLRALGFSARQIRRMIVIESAQLTIAAVAVGLVLGTFYGWAGAQSMFGAINGSPGLIVPVIPWGIVLVIVVLAALLTAAASVAPSRRATRIAPVAALAVD